DNA from Methanomassiliicoccales archaeon:
GCGGACGCCAGCCGGGAGAAGGGCCGCCCGAAATGGGCCTGGCTGACCATTGTCGGTTCCCTGATCGGAATTATAATCGTTTGGTTCCTGCACTTCACCGCTGGAGGCGGCTATTCGCTGGCCATAGCGGTCCTCTGCACCTTCCTCCTGGGTCGCACGGCCCAGGCGCTGTTCTCCAAACCGGGGTTGCGCCAGGGGGTCCAGGTATTCCTGCAGGACAAAGTGGCGGCGACCTTCCTGCCCTACACCATCGCCGGCATCGTCCTCATCGTGCTCGGGCTGCTGTGAACGGGGCTCAGAAGACGTCCAGCGACCCGCTCTTCAGGGCCAGCTTCTCGAAGTAGTTGAAGAGGAAGTAAGCTACGACGTAGAAGGCCGCTCCCAGGACCAGCATCACCAGCAGCAGCCCGGAAACGTCCATCATGCCGCTCCCGGCCGTCACCTCCCGCACCGCCTCCACGCCGTAGGTCAGAGGGAAGATGTACGACGCCGGCTGCAGCCAGGAAGGCAGGTATGATATGGGAAAATTCACCCCGCAAAGCAAAAGTCCCAGGTACAGGATCACCGAACCCAGCACCATGGAGGAGCGTAGGTGCACGCCCACACTGCCGATCACCATGCCAAAACCGACCATGGCGAAGCAGGTGACCAGCAGCACCACAACCAGAGTCAGGGGGTCGGCCACGGAGAGGTCCACGCCGAAAAGGAGGGAGGCGAACAGCAGGGACACTGCGACCGTGAAAAGACCGATCAGCGACTGGTACGCTCCTTTTCCCAGGAAGACGTAATACATGCGCGTCGGCGTGGACATGATGGCGGACATGGTA
Protein-coding regions in this window:
- a CDS encoding ABC transporter permease; the encoded protein is MLRNFLGVKASALVAMRSQFAVVGPVLWLMQILATTIFQMWFFVLVSDFANDPTATPSYVALGNAISSLTYAAVYGVTMSAGSEKHIGTMSAIMSTPTRMYYVFLGKGAYQSLIGLFTVAVSLLFASLLFGVDLSVADPLTLVVVLLVTCFAMVGFGMVIGSVGVHLRSSMVLGSVILYLGLLLCGVNFPISYLPSWLQPASYIFPLTYGVEAVREVTAGSGMMDVSGLLLVMLVLGAAFYVVAYFLFNYFEKLALKSGSLDVF